A window of the Roseburia sp. 831b genome harbors these coding sequences:
- a CDS encoding carbon starvation CstA family protein, translating to MVSFFVCLAILIIGYFTYGKVVEKLYGPDDRETPAVRINDGVDYVVMPKWKLFLVQLLNIAGLGPIYGALAGAQWGPAVFLWITGGTILAGAVHDFSVGFMSMRHDGASVSELTGTYLGNFMKNVMRVFSVVLLVMVGTVFAVGPASLISMLIGKQGVTSGILVNTYFWLAIVLIYYFIATFIPIDKIIGKIYPIFGICLIIMAIGVGVGIFTHGYTIPEITLHSLHPSGTPIWPVMFITVACGAISGFHATQSPLMARCCKSEKEAHSVFYGAMVSEGIIALIWAAAGCAVYEKTGGLMTGLTKILTDSGQAATVYDVSVKTMGNVGVILAMIGVIACPITSGDTSFRSARLVIADWFKIEQKSYKKRLFICVPLLLAGAIISQLDYNVIWRYFSWSNQTLAMIALWTASMYLFKNKKFYWITVIPATFMSAVSVTYFFYAPECLNLGTKIAYPIGIIAAVVFLGIFLCNSVFKKEKTA from the coding sequence ATGGTAAGCTTTTTTGTATGTCTTGCAATTCTTATTATCGGCTACTTCACCTATGGTAAAGTGGTAGAAAAATTGTACGGACCGGATGATCGTGAGACACCGGCAGTAAGAATCAATGACGGAGTTGACTATGTTGTAATGCCAAAATGGAAACTTTTCCTTGTTCAGCTGTTGAACATTGCAGGATTAGGACCTATTTACGGTGCATTAGCAGGAGCACAGTGGGGACCTGCAGTTTTCCTTTGGATTACAGGTGGTACGATTTTAGCAGGTGCTGTGCATGACTTTTCCGTTGGATTCATGAGTATGCGTCATGATGGTGCTTCTGTTTCAGAGTTGACCGGAACCTATCTTGGCAATTTCATGAAAAATGTCATGAGAGTCTTTAGTGTAGTACTTCTTGTTATGGTTGGTACCGTATTTGCAGTAGGACCTGCATCCTTGATTTCCATGTTAATTGGAAAACAGGGTGTTACTTCCGGAATCCTTGTAAATACATATTTCTGGTTAGCAATTGTTTTGATTTACTACTTTATTGCAACCTTCATTCCAATTGATAAGATTATTGGTAAGATTTACCCGATTTTTGGTATCTGCCTTATCATTATGGCAATCGGTGTAGGTGTTGGTATCTTCACACATGGATATACCATTCCAGAGATTACGTTACACAGCCTGCATCCATCCGGAACACCAATCTGGCCGGTTATGTTTATCACCGTTGCCTGTGGTGCAATCTCCGGTTTCCATGCAACCCAGTCACCTTTGATGGCACGTTGTTGTAAGAGCGAAAAAGAAGCACACAGTGTCTTTTATGGAGCAATGGTCAGCGAAGGTATCATCGCTTTAATCTGGGCTGCAGCAGGATGTGCTGTTTATGAGAAAACAGGCGGTTTGATGACTGGATTAACAAAAATCTTAACCGATTCCGGTCAGGCAGCAACGGTATACGATGTCAGCGTAAAGACCATGGGAAATGTCGGTGTTATTCTTGCGATGATTGGTGTTATTGCCTGTCCAATTACTTCCGGCGATACATCGTTCCGTTCCGCAAGACTTGTCATTGCAGACTGGTTCAAGATTGAACAGAAATCTTACAAGAAACGTTTATTCATCTGCGTACCTTTACTTTTAGCAGGTGCAATTATCAGCCAGTTAGATTACAACGTCATCTGGAGATACTTCAGCTGGTCTAACCAGACACTCGCAATGATTGCCCTTTGGACAGCATCCATGTATCTGTTTAAGAATAAGAAGTTCTACTGGATAACGGTAATTCCAGCAACCTTCATGTCAGCAGTATCCGTTACCTATTTCTTCTACGCACCAGAGTGCCTGAACTTAGGTACGAAGATTGCTTATCCAATCGGAATTATCGCAGCAGTTGTATTCCTTGGAATCTTCTTATGCAACTCAGTCTTTAAAAAAGAAAAAACTGCATAA
- the uvrB gene encoding excinuclease ABC subunit UvrB, translating into MEFKLHSKYQPTGDQPQAIEELVKGFKEGNQFQTLLGVTGSGKTFTMANVIAALNKPTLIISHNKTLAGQLYGEFKEFFPENAVEYFVSYYDYYQPEAYVPQTDTYIAKDSSINEEIDKLRLSATASLVERKDVIVIASVSCIYGLGSPEDYLGMMVSLRPGMERDRDDVIRSLIDIQYTRNDMDFHRGTFRVRGDVLEIFPANYGDTAIRVEFFGDEIDRITEIDVLTGEIKCRLEHFAVFPASHYVVPQEKINKACEAIEAEMEERVRYFKGEDKLLEAQRIAERTNFDIEMLRETGFCSGIENYSRHLAGLPAGATPHTLMDYFKDDYLIIVDESHITIPQIRGMYAGDQARKSTLVDYGFRLPSAKDNRPLNFEEFESKIDQMLFVSATPNVYEQEHELLRTEQIIRPTGLLDPEISVRPVEGQIDDLLGEVKKEIQNHHKVLITTLTKRMAEDLTDYMSEVGIRVKYLHSDIDTLERAEIIRDLRLDVFDVLVGINLLREGLDIPEITLVAILDADKEGFLRSETSLIQTIGRAARNSEGHVIMYADKITDSMRLAIDETARRREVQQAYNKEHGITPTTIQKSVRDLISISKKVAEEELTFKKDPESMSKDELTKLIADIKKKMKKAATDLNFEAAAEYRDKMVGLKHMLQELEKSE; encoded by the coding sequence ATGGAGTTTAAATTACATTCAAAATACCAACCGACTGGAGACCAGCCACAGGCAATTGAGGAGCTTGTAAAAGGCTTTAAGGAAGGCAATCAATTCCAGACTTTACTAGGTGTTACGGGTTCTGGAAAGACCTTCACAATGGCGAATGTAATAGCCGCATTAAATAAGCCGACTTTGATTATTTCGCACAATAAAACCCTTGCGGGCCAGTTGTACGGCGAGTTTAAAGAATTTTTCCCCGAAAATGCAGTAGAGTACTTTGTCTCCTATTATGATTACTACCAGCCGGAGGCTTATGTGCCGCAGACGGATACCTATATTGCAAAGGATTCTTCCATCAACGAAGAGATTGATAAATTGCGTTTGTCTGCGACAGCATCCCTTGTGGAGCGTAAGGATGTCATTGTCATTGCGAGTGTATCCTGCATCTATGGTTTGGGAAGCCCGGAAGATTACTTAGGTATGATGGTATCGTTAAGACCGGGGATGGAGCGTGACAGAGATGATGTCATCCGGAGTCTGATTGACATCCAATATACAAGAAATGATATGGATTTTCACAGGGGAACCTTCCGTGTAAGAGGAGATGTGTTAGAGATTTTTCCGGCAAACTACGGCGATACGGCAATCCGTGTGGAATTTTTCGGTGATGAGATTGACCGGATTACAGAGATAGATGTGCTGACGGGTGAGATTAAGTGCAGACTAGAGCATTTTGCGGTATTCCCGGCATCACACTATGTTGTGCCACAGGAGAAGATTAACAAGGCATGTGAAGCAATTGAGGCAGAGATGGAAGAACGTGTCCGCTACTTTAAAGGGGAGGATAAGCTGTTAGAGGCACAGCGAATTGCAGAGAGAACGAACTTTGATATCGAGATGCTGCGCGAGACCGGATTTTGTAGTGGAATTGAGAACTATTCCAGACACCTTGCGGGGCTTCCTGCAGGGGCAACACCACATACCCTGATGGATTATTTCAAAGATGACTACCTGATTATCGTAGATGAGTCTCATATTACAATTCCACAGATTCGTGGAATGTATGCAGGGGACCAGGCGAGAAAGAGCACGTTGGTTGATTATGGTTTTCGTCTTCCGTCTGCAAAAGATAACAGACCTCTTAATTTTGAAGAGTTTGAAAGTAAGATAGATCAGATGTTATTTGTATCTGCAACGCCGAATGTCTATGAGCAGGAGCACGAGCTGCTGCGTACGGAGCAGATTATCCGTCCGACCGGTCTGCTAGATCCAGAGATTTCCGTCCGTCCGGTTGAAGGTCAGATTGATGACTTGCTTGGTGAGGTGAAAAAAGAGATTCAGAATCACCACAAGGTATTGATTACGACTTTGACAAAGAGAATGGCAGAAGACCTGACAGATTATATGAGCGAAGTTGGAATCCGTGTCAAATATTTACATTCTGATATTGATACGTTGGAACGAGCCGAGATTATCCGAGATCTTCGCCTGGATGTTTTTGATGTGTTAGTCGGTATTAACCTGTTGCGAGAGGGACTTGATATACCGGAGATTACCTTGGTGGCAATCCTGGATGCAGACAAAGAAGGATTCCTAAGATCTGAGACTTCTTTGATTCAGACCATCGGTCGTGCTGCACGTAACAGTGAGGGACATGTTATCATGTATGCAGACAAGATTACAGATTCCATGCGCCTTGCAATCGACGAGACGGCAAGACGAAGGGAAGTGCAGCAGGCATATAACAAAGAACATGGTATTACGCCGACCACAATTCAGAAGTCCGTCCGGGATTTGATTAGTATTTCGAAGAAAGTAGCAGAAGAAGAACTGACCTTCAAGAAAGATCCGGAATCCATGAGTAAGGATGAACTAACCAAGCTGATTGCAGACATCAAGAAGAAGATGAAGAAAGCCGCAACAGACCTGAACTTTGAGGCGGCAGCAGAGTACCGTGATAAGATGGTAGGGTTAAAGCATATGCTGCAGGAACTGGAAAAGTCAGAATAA
- a CDS encoding FprA family A-type flavoprotein, translating to MYQVRNITKDLVWVGASDRRLALFENIFPISRGVSYNAYVLHDEKTVLLDTVDASVSGQFFENLEKTLNGKTLDYLIVNHMEPDHCAMIGDIVSRYPGVKIVGNAKTFTMMEQFFTFPIEERKIVVKEGDTLETGAHKLHFVMAPMVHWPEAMVTYDEKDKVLFSADGFGTFGALNGNIFADEVNFDRDWLDDARRYYTNIVGKYGPSVQTLLKKAATLDIQMICPLHGPIWRENLGYILEKYQKWSTYEAEDKAVAIMYASMYGNTASAVDALAGKLAEKGVKNIAVYDVSNVDISTLIGEIFRVSHLVFACPTYNAGIYPVMSNLFHDMKALNVQNKTVALMENGTWAATTAKQMRAELEQLKNMTILEQQITIKSAMKDAQEAELWQMAEEIAKGVLA from the coding sequence ATGTATCAGGTTCGAAATATTACAAAAGATTTGGTTTGGGTAGGAGCAAGTGATAGAAGACTTGCGTTGTTTGAAAATATTTTCCCAATTTCAAGAGGGGTTTCTTATAATGCGTATGTACTTCATGACGAGAAAACGGTACTTCTTGACACAGTAGATGCATCGGTGTCAGGACAGTTTTTTGAAAATCTAGAGAAAACATTAAATGGAAAGACACTGGATTATCTGATTGTAAATCACATGGAGCCAGACCACTGTGCCATGATTGGCGACATTGTTTCCCGTTATCCGGGAGTAAAAATTGTTGGAAATGCAAAGACTTTTACTATGATGGAGCAGTTTTTTACTTTTCCAATTGAAGAAAGAAAAATTGTAGTAAAAGAGGGCGATACACTAGAAACCGGAGCACATAAGCTTCATTTTGTGATGGCACCGATGGTACACTGGCCGGAGGCGATGGTGACCTATGATGAAAAGGATAAGGTTTTATTTTCAGCGGATGGATTTGGAACATTCGGAGCGCTGAACGGAAATATTTTTGCGGATGAGGTAAACTTTGACCGCGACTGGCTTGACGATGCAAGACGTTATTATACCAATATCGTTGGAAAATACGGTCCATCTGTCCAGACACTTTTAAAGAAAGCGGCAACGCTTGACATCCAGATGATTTGCCCTTTACACGGACCAATCTGGCGTGAAAACTTAGGATATATTTTGGAAAAATATCAGAAGTGGAGCACTTACGAAGCAGAGGATAAAGCAGTCGCAATCATGTATGCTTCCATGTACGGAAACACAGCGAGCGCCGTAGATGCACTTGCAGGAAAACTTGCAGAAAAAGGGGTAAAAAATATTGCAGTATATGATGTTTCAAACGTCGATATTTCAACTCTTATTGGCGAGATTTTCCGTGTCAGCCATCTTGTTTTTGCATGCCCGACTTACAATGCCGGAATCTATCCGGTTATGAGCAATCTGTTCCATGATATGAAGGCACTCAATGTTCAGAACAAGACGGTTGCACTGATGGAGAACGGAACCTGGGCAGCGACGACAGCAAAACAGATGCGTGCAGAGTTAGAACAGTTAAAGAATATGACCATCTTAGAACAGCAGATTACAATAAAATCAGCCATGAAGGATGCACAGGAAGCGGAGCTTTGGCAGATGGCGGAGGAAATTGCAAAAGGGGTTCTGGCATAG
- a CDS encoding LytR/AlgR family response regulator transcription factor, with amino-acid sequence MKIAVIDDERPARKELIFLLESILEDAEFLEADSAESAIELVKNEKIQAFFLDINLGEVKGTTLASIIREKQPDAGIVFVTAYENYAVEAFELDAVDYVMKPFDMKRLQKAVEKLKNQGFLEMKQVQKENIAKPHAGKIAVNGGDRIHLIDLKEIIVVEANQRSCRICTKNHVYEENITMSHMEEKLQGYNFYRVHKSYLVNLDYVEELIPSYNNGYAMKMKYLEEKIPISRTQVKNVRNLFVIQ; translated from the coding sequence ATGAAAATAGCAGTGATTGATGATGAAAGACCGGCAAGAAAAGAGTTGATTTTCCTGTTAGAATCCATCCTGGAGGATGCAGAATTTTTAGAGGCAGACAGTGCAGAGTCGGCAATTGAACTTGTAAAAAACGAAAAGATACAGGCATTTTTCTTAGATATTAATTTAGGCGAAGTCAAGGGAACGACATTAGCGTCCATCATCCGGGAAAAACAGCCGGATGCAGGTATTGTCTTTGTGACAGCATATGAAAATTATGCCGTGGAGGCATTTGAATTAGATGCTGTGGATTATGTGATGAAGCCATTTGATATGAAACGTCTGCAAAAAGCGGTAGAAAAGCTAAAAAATCAGGGGTTTTTAGAGATGAAACAGGTGCAAAAGGAGAATATCGCAAAGCCACATGCAGGAAAAATTGCAGTCAATGGTGGAGACCGCATTCATCTGATTGACTTAAAAGAGATTATTGTGGTGGAGGCAAATCAAAGAAGCTGCCGGATTTGCACCAAAAATCATGTTTATGAAGAAAACATCACAATGAGCCATATGGAAGAAAAACTGCAAGGCTACAATTTTTACAGGGTACATAAGAGTTATCTGGTGAATCTCGATTACGTGGAGGAGCTGATTCCAAGCTACAACAACGGCTATGCCATGAAGATGAAATATTTAGAAGAAAAGATTCCAATCAGCCGTACACAGGTGAAAAATGTCCGGAATCTGTTTGTGATTCAATGA
- the uvrA gene encoding excinuclease ABC subunit UvrA, producing the protein MSERKYIKIRGANEHNLKNINVDIPRNEFVVLTGLSGSGKSSLAFDTIYAEGQRRYMESLSSYARQFLGQMEKPNVEKIEGLSPAISIDQKSTNRNPRSTVGTVTEIYDYFRLLYARIGIPHCPKCGKEIKKQTIDQMVDQILSLPERTKIQLLAPVVRGRKGEHQKLFEQAKKSGYVRVIVDGSIYELSEEIKLDKNKKHNIEIVVDRLMVKEGIEKRLTDSIENVMELADGLMIVDVIDGESFQMSQSFSCPDCGISIDEVEPRSFSFNNPFGACPECFGLGYKMEFDEDLMIPDKSLSLSEGAIQVMGWQSSSEKGSFTNATLQALAKEYGFSLDTPYQDLPEDIRHMLIHGTNGREVKVHYKGQRGEGVYDIAFDGLIKNVERRYRETGSDTMKQEYEQFMRITPCKVCGGQRLKKESLAVTVCGKNIHEITSMSIKDLCVFLEQMELTKQQHLIGDQILKEIRARVGFLREVGLDYLTLTRATGTLSGGEAQRIRLATQIGSGLVGVAYILDEPSIGLHQRDNDKLLNALKNLKDLGNSLIVVEHDEDTMRAADFIVDIGPGAGSHGGEVVATGNAEEIMKNPNSITGAYLSGKIKIPVPDVRRKPTGFLTIKGARENNLRNIDVDIPLGVMTCITGVSGSGKSSLTNEILYKRLARDLNRARCIPGKHDAILGIEKLDKVIDIDQSPIGRTPRSNPATYTGVFDMIRDLFAATPDAKAKGYKKGRFSFNVKGGRCEACSGDGILKIEMHFLPDVYVPCEVCGGKRYNRETLEVKYKGKSIYDVLDMTVEEALEFFKNVPTIHRKIQTLYDVGLSYVKLGQPSTELSGGEAQRIKLATELSKRSTGKTIYILDEPTTGLHFADVHKLTEILRRLSDDGNTVVVIEHNLDVIKTADYIIDMGPEGGDGGGMVIAKGTPEEVAKNKKSYTGQYIKRYLK; encoded by the coding sequence ATGAGTGAACGAAAATATATTAAAATCAGAGGCGCCAACGAGCATAATCTGAAAAATATTAATGTAGATATTCCAAGAAATGAATTTGTAGTTCTGACCGGACTTTCCGGTTCAGGAAAATCATCCCTGGCATTTGATACCATCTATGCAGAGGGACAGAGAAGATATATGGAATCGCTGTCTTCTTATGCAAGACAGTTCTTAGGTCAGATGGAGAAACCAAATGTTGAGAAGATTGAGGGACTTTCTCCGGCAATTTCGATTGACCAGAAGTCGACCAACCGGAATCCAAGATCTACGGTCGGAACCGTAACTGAGATTTACGATTATTTTCGATTACTTTATGCGAGAATTGGAATCCCACACTGCCCAAAGTGTGGCAAAGAGATTAAGAAACAGACGATTGACCAGATGGTAGACCAGATTTTGTCCCTGCCAGAGAGAACAAAGATTCAGCTTCTAGCTCCGGTTGTAAGAGGAAGAAAGGGCGAACATCAGAAACTTTTTGAGCAGGCGAAAAAGAGTGGTTATGTCAGGGTGATTGTAGATGGCAGTATATATGAACTGTCAGAAGAGATTAAACTAGATAAAAATAAGAAGCACAATATTGAGATTGTGGTAGACCGTTTGATGGTAAAAGAAGGAATTGAAAAACGTCTGACAGATTCCATCGAAAATGTGATGGAACTTGCGGATGGACTTATGATTGTAGATGTGATTGATGGAGAGTCGTTCCAGATGTCACAGAGTTTTTCCTGCCCGGACTGTGGAATCAGCATTGATGAGGTCGAGCCGAGAAGTTTTTCGTTTAACAATCCATTCGGTGCCTGCCCGGAATGTTTTGGCTTGGGATATAAGATGGAATTTGATGAAGATCTAATGATTCCAGATAAAAGCCTGAGTCTGTCTGAAGGTGCAATTCAGGTGATGGGATGGCAGTCCTCCTCGGAGAAGGGAAGCTTTACGAATGCAACGCTGCAGGCACTGGCGAAGGAATATGGATTTTCGTTAGATACCCCTTACCAGGATTTGCCAGAGGACATTCGTCATATGTTAATTCATGGAACAAATGGCCGTGAGGTAAAAGTACATTACAAAGGACAGCGTGGAGAAGGTGTTTACGATATTGCGTTTGACGGTCTGATCAAGAATGTGGAGCGAAGATACCGTGAAACCGGTTCCGATACGATGAAGCAGGAATATGAACAGTTTATGAGAATCACACCTTGTAAGGTATGTGGTGGACAGCGTTTGAAAAAAGAGTCTCTGGCTGTTACCGTATGTGGAAAAAATATTCATGAGATAACTTCGATGTCGATAAAAGACCTGTGTGTATTCTTAGAGCAGATGGAACTAACCAAACAGCAGCATCTGATTGGAGACCAGATTTTAAAAGAGATTCGTGCAAGAGTTGGATTCCTTCGTGAAGTAGGACTTGATTATCTGACACTGACACGTGCAACAGGAACCCTTTCGGGTGGAGAGGCACAGCGTATTCGTCTTGCAACACAGATTGGTTCCGGTCTGGTTGGGGTAGCATACATCTTAGATGAGCCATCCATCGGACTTCATCAGCGCGACAATGACAAGCTTTTGAATGCCCTAAAGAATTTAAAAGACCTGGGGAACAGTCTGATTGTGGTAGAACATGACGAAGATACCATGAGAGCAGCAGATTTTATTGTGGATATCGGACCGGGTGCAGGCTCACACGGTGGAGAAGTGGTTGCAACCGGTAACGCAGAAGAGATTATGAAGAATCCGAATTCCATTACAGGGGCATATTTAAGCGGGAAAATCAAAATTCCGGTGCCGGATGTCAGAAGAAAGCCAACCGGATTTTTGACCATCAAAGGTGCCAGGGAGAACAACCTGCGCAACATTGATGTGGATATCCCGCTTGGTGTTATGACCTGTATTACCGGTGTCTCCGGATCTGGAAAAAGTTCTCTTACCAACGAGATTTTGTACAAGAGACTGGCGAGAGATTTAAACCGTGCAAGATGTATTCCGGGAAAACATGATGCGATTCTTGGAATTGAGAAATTAGATAAGGTTATTGATATTGACCAGTCACCGATTGGAAGAACGCCGCGTTCTAATCCTGCAACATACACAGGCGTTTTTGATATGATTCGTGATTTGTTTGCAGCGACACCAGATGCAAAAGCAAAGGGTTATAAGAAAGGCAGATTCAGTTTCAATGTAAAAGGTGGACGTTGCGAGGCATGTTCCGGTGACGGTATTTTAAAGATAGAGATGCATTTCCTTCCAGATGTTTACGTTCCTTGTGAGGTTTGTGGCGGAAAAAGATATAACCGTGAGACGTTGGAAGTGAAATATAAAGGAAAAAGTATTTACGATGTGCTGGACATGACCGTGGAGGAGGCATTGGAGTTCTTTAAGAATGTGCCGACCATTCATCGAAAGATTCAGACGCTTTATGATGTAGGATTATCCTATGTGAAATTAGGACAGCCTTCTACCGAACTGTCAGGAGGAGAAGCACAGCGTATCAAGCTAGCAACTGAGCTTAGTAAGAGAAGCACCGGAAAGACCATTTATATTTTAGATGAGCCGACAACCGGACTTCACTTTGCAGATGTGCACAAATTAACGGAGATTCTTCGCCGTTTGTCTGATGATGGAAATACAGTTGTTGTAATTGAACACAATCTGGATGTCATCAAAACAGCCGACTATATCATTGATATGGGACCGGAAGGTGGAGACGGCGGTGGAATGGTAATCGCAAAAGGAACACCGGAAGAAGTGGCGAAAAATAAAAAATCCTATACAGGACAGTATATCAAACGTTACCTGAAATAG
- a CDS encoding methyl-accepting chemotaxis protein, with amino-acid sequence MKKLAMKTRIIIISLVVLWIGILLLVMSSVKTMESGIKHSMIKQFVEEDKQIAAQVEIILEKGGGTEELQTFVQNLTQKNQNIAYAVVIDTTVTAIAHSDTEKIGKNYSDDTSYTVPAATQGEVKTSEFWADVQQAWTYDVMYPIYQNGELVASMDIGIYDNTVSDVSSAVKKTEIISAVVLSLIVGALLVIVLKRELKDFGKLAAVFDIMGEGDFTVEIDPKYVERNDEIGIIAKSAENMKENLARLIGRTNKEVEVLSQMQKNLTERIDDTRNKSSFIVSITDNAVGHTAEQKSLSADNMNRAKDISEGVNSVSDNISNISLAAQETASAAELGAEKLNNVVNQVQKIGANVHETRKQIGELESMSSEIESVIKMIADIASQTNLLSLNASIEAARAGEQGKGFAVVATEVGALAVQSSESAEKIADMIREIQECIKACVSLMEEGVDSAQEGVDLAEDTMVSFEGINEKINEISNEIRSIADVVQETSDGVDSLQAAIETIEEIAGEVSENTENISDAVNEQSDMMYRVKEEISELAQISAELSEGLKVFRIKQK; translated from the coding sequence ATGAAGAAACTGGCAATGAAAACAAGAATAATCATAATATCGCTTGTGGTTCTTTGGATTGGGATCTTATTATTAGTAATGAGTTCAGTCAAAACTATGGAATCTGGAATCAAACATTCGATGATTAAGCAATTTGTAGAAGAGGACAAGCAAATTGCTGCACAAGTAGAAATTATTTTGGAAAAGGGAGGCGGAACAGAGGAGCTACAAACTTTTGTACAAAATCTTACACAGAAGAATCAAAATATTGCTTATGCAGTTGTGATAGATACTACAGTTACTGCGATTGCTCATTCTGATACTGAAAAAATTGGGAAAAATTATTCTGATGACACATCATATACGGTACCGGCGGCTACACAGGGGGAAGTAAAGACAAGTGAATTCTGGGCAGATGTACAGCAGGCGTGGACATATGATGTAATGTATCCTATTTATCAAAATGGAGAGCTTGTTGCATCTATGGATATTGGAATATACGATAATACAGTGAGTGATGTTTCATCTGCAGTAAAAAAGACAGAGATAATTTCTGCAGTGGTTTTATCACTTATAGTAGGTGCTTTGCTGGTAATAGTGTTAAAACGTGAGTTGAAGGATTTTGGCAAGCTAGCAGCTGTTTTTGATATTATGGGAGAGGGAGATTTTACTGTAGAAATAGACCCAAAGTATGTAGAGCGCAATGATGAAATTGGTATAATTGCAAAATCAGCAGAGAATATGAAAGAAAATCTGGCGAGACTTATTGGAAGAACCAACAAAGAGGTTGAGGTTCTCTCCCAGATGCAGAAAAATCTTACAGAGAGAATTGATGATACTAGAAATAAGTCATCATTTATTGTTTCAATTACAGATAATGCTGTGGGGCATACAGCAGAGCAGAAATCTTTGTCAGCTGATAACATGAATCGTGCAAAGGATATAAGTGAAGGCGTGAACAGCGTATCTGATAATATTTCAAATATTAGTCTTGCGGCTCAGGAAACGGCATCAGCAGCAGAGTTGGGAGCAGAGAAGCTGAACAACGTAGTTAATCAGGTTCAGAAAATTGGTGCAAATGTACATGAGACGAGAAAACAGATTGGCGAGCTTGAGAGCATGTCAAGTGAGATTGAAAGTGTTATTAAGATGATTGCTGATATAGCATCACAGACAAATCTTCTTTCTCTTAATGCATCAATTGAGGCAGCGCGTGCTGGCGAGCAAGGTAAAGGCTTTGCAGTGGTTGCAACAGAAGTTGGTGCACTTGCAGTTCAGTCAAGTGAGTCTGCAGAGAAGATAGCTGACATGATTCGTGAGATTCAGGAATGCATAAAGGCATGTGTTTCTCTTATGGAGGAAGGTGTTGACTCAGCTCAGGAAGGTGTAGATTTGGCTGAGGATACAATGGTAAGCTTTGAGGGCATCAATGAGAAAATTAATGAGATTTCTAATGAGATTAGAAGTATTGCTGATGTCGTACAGGAAACCTCCGATGGAGTTGATTCATTGCAGGCAGCTATAGAAACCATTGAGGAGATAGCTGGTGAGGTGAGTGAGAATACAGAAAACATATCTGATGCGGTAAATGAGCAGAGCGATATGATGTATCGTGTGAAAGAAGAAATCAGTGAGCTTGCACAGATTTCAGCAGAACTTTCTGAGGGACTAAAGGTATTTAGAATCAAACAAAAATAA